Proteins encoded by one window of candidate division KSB1 bacterium:
- a CDS encoding ABC transporter permease — protein sequence MNSSNHNPEAHHRPPILALLVELLLAPEHDSLIGDMEEEYHDRVRSSGRVLAGLFFWFQVLHIVPVLLFQHFIWSFAMWTNYLKVALRNLFRYKGFSLINIFGLAIGVACCILMFLFVQHELSYDRYHENSSRIFRVIRDVDGFKTAPTAFALAPALNQDFPDIKAVRVRRDRQPALLRQGEKQFLEDRLFWVDAATLRIFSFPQLSGDPQTALREAYTAVLTRATAEKYFGEIDVVGRHLSLRWNNQDHNIQITGVLEDVPSTSHFGFDILLSFATAEAIWPKAILEDWRFTFAHTYVLLPEGHSKSAFEAQFQGFVQKHLGAEEAQNYKTVLAYLQPITDIHLHSQIGGEIEENGNISYVYIAALLGFFVLLIACINHMNLATAKSARRSKEVGIRKVAGAHRGQIINQFLAESMLLTAIAFFLALIAVEFSLPLLNEVVGKNLVFDLNRNGQLIFSVFALFMFVGFASGSYPAFYLSAFRPAEIFKDAKNAGSTKSFLRKALVVSQFAIAIILLICTTGIYQQLQFAKNKRLGYNKEQILVIPQGRRVRDNPDLLKNEFLSHPSVRSVSISSHIPTERLSIAVSAIPEGGNPDKSNEPWPITAVSVDENFFDTFEIDVVQGRTFSKEFGTDEDEAFLLNEAALKALGWETAVGKTFEATYNTGSSSQPTETRKGRIVGVVKDIHFESIHHEIEPMVYFIKPFWYFYISLKLDTENLPQTIAAMEQIWQEIVPGYPFEYTFVDDNFDKLYRTEEALAKGISAFSFLGIFITCLGLLSLISYLAERRTKEISIRKVLGATSASIFNLLSKEFLKLALLANLVAWPVAYLTLNRWLQNFAYRADLSPWIFIVAGLVALFIAFLSVSYQAIKAALINPARTLQYE from the coding sequence ATGAATAGCAGTAATCACAATCCTGAGGCACACCACCGACCTCCAATCCTGGCCTTGCTTGTAGAACTTTTACTCGCCCCGGAGCACGATTCTCTTATCGGCGATATGGAGGAAGAATACCACGACCGAGTTCGGTCATCCGGCCGAGTCCTTGCCGGGCTTTTTTTCTGGTTTCAGGTCCTTCATATTGTGCCTGTTTTGCTTTTTCAACATTTTATTTGGAGTTTTGCTATGTGGACAAATTACCTTAAAGTCGCGCTCAGAAACTTGTTCAGATACAAGGGCTTTTCTCTGATCAATATTTTCGGTCTAGCCATCGGCGTGGCCTGCTGCATTTTGATGTTTTTGTTTGTGCAACACGAACTGAGCTACGACCGTTACCACGAGAACAGCTCTCGGATTTTTAGAGTCATCAGAGACGTGGATGGCTTTAAAACCGCGCCCACAGCGTTTGCTCTCGCGCCAGCGTTAAATCAGGATTTTCCCGATATTAAGGCCGTCCGCGTGCGGCGGGACCGGCAACCCGCGCTGCTACGGCAAGGCGAAAAGCAGTTCCTTGAAGATCGGCTGTTTTGGGTTGACGCAGCTACATTAAGAATTTTTTCTTTTCCGCAATTAAGCGGTGATCCGCAAACCGCCCTGCGAGAAGCCTACACCGCAGTCCTCACGCGCGCCACGGCAGAAAAATATTTTGGCGAAATCGATGTGGTCGGTAGGCATCTGAGCCTGCGCTGGAACAATCAGGATCATAACATTCAGATCACAGGCGTGCTGGAAGATGTGCCGTCAACTTCTCATTTCGGCTTTGATATTCTGCTTTCGTTTGCCACGGCCGAGGCCATTTGGCCAAAGGCGATCTTGGAGGATTGGCGATTTACTTTTGCCCACACTTACGTCTTGTTGCCTGAAGGACATTCGAAATCTGCCTTCGAAGCTCAATTTCAGGGCTTTGTTCAAAAGCATTTGGGCGCAGAAGAGGCGCAGAATTACAAGACTGTCCTCGCCTATCTGCAGCCGATAACGGATATTCACTTGCACTCACAAATTGGCGGTGAGATCGAAGAAAACGGCAACATCAGCTACGTTTATATTGCGGCTCTGCTTGGTTTTTTTGTGCTACTGATTGCCTGCATTAACCATATGAACCTGGCCACAGCGAAATCAGCCCGACGCTCAAAGGAAGTCGGCATCCGCAAAGTCGCCGGGGCGCACCGCGGTCAAATCATCAACCAATTTCTAGCGGAGTCCATGCTCCTCACTGCGATTGCGTTTTTCCTCGCTCTGATCGCGGTGGAATTCTCATTACCTTTATTGAATGAAGTGGTGGGCAAGAACTTGGTTTTTGACCTGAACCGGAACGGGCAGTTAATTTTCTCCGTATTCGCACTTTTCATGTTTGTTGGTTTCGCATCCGGCAGTTACCCGGCCTTCTACCTATCGGCTTTCAGGCCGGCGGAAATCTTTAAAGACGCAAAGAACGCCGGCTCCACAAAATCATTCTTACGTAAAGCCTTGGTGGTTTCACAATTCGCCATCGCCATCATTCTGTTGATCTGTACGACGGGCATTTACCAGCAGTTGCAGTTCGCCAAGAATAAGCGCCTGGGATATAACAAGGAGCAGATTTTGGTCATTCCCCAAGGCCGGCGAGTGCGTGACAATCCGGATTTGTTGAAGAACGAATTTCTCAGCCACCCGAGTGTCAGGAGCGTGTCGATTTCATCACACATTCCAACGGAAAGACTCAGCATTGCCGTTTCCGCCATCCCTGAAGGCGGCAATCCTGACAAGAGCAATGAACCTTGGCCCATCACGGCAGTCTCCGTCGACGAAAATTTTTTTGACACATTTGAAATTGATGTCGTGCAAGGCCGCACCTTCTCAAAGGAATTCGGTACGGACGAGGACGAGGCGTTTCTGCTGAATGAAGCCGCACTGAAGGCACTTGGCTGGGAGACAGCTGTTGGCAAAACCTTTGAGGCCACCTACAATACCGGTTCGAGCAGCCAGCCGACGGAGACACGCAAGGGGCGCATTGTTGGCGTCGTCAAAGATATTCACTTCGAGTCCATACACCATGAAATTGAGCCCATGGTCTACTTCATAAAACCGTTTTGGTACTTCTACATTTCGTTAAAACTCGATACGGAGAATTTGCCGCAAACCATCGCCGCGATGGAACAGATATGGCAGGAGATAGTGCCCGGCTATCCGTTTGAATACACCTTTGTCGATGATAATTTCGACAAACTTTACCGGACCGAAGAGGCGTTGGCAAAAGGCATCAGCGCGTTTTCATTCCTGGGTATCTTCATAACCTGTCTCGGATTACTCAGCCTGATTTCATACCTGGCGGAACGGCGCACGAAAGAGATCAGCATCCGTAAAGTCCTGGGCGCCACAAGTGCGAGTATCTTTAACTTGTTGTCAAAGGAGTTCTTGAAACTGGCGCTGTTGGCTAACCTGGTTGCCTGGCCCGTCGCTTATCTTACCCTGAACCGATGGCTGCAAAACTTCGCTTATCGCGCGGACCTGAGTCCGTGGATATTCATTGTGGCGGGCCTGGTTGCCCTGTTTATCGCCTTTCTGTCCGTAAGCTATCAGGCGATAAAGGCTGCCTTGATCAATCCGGCGCGGACTTTACAGTATGAGTAG
- a CDS encoding helix-turn-helix transcriptional regulator — protein sequence MEIITRAEEILLLSVWKLQKEAYGLAIRRHASELLNREMSVGAVYIPLERLVKKGHLTTWESDPTDVRGGRRKRFYELTPAGLAALHAVRQIQQEAWSDLPRLAFDV from the coding sequence ATGGAAATTATTACCCGGGCGGAAGAAATTCTTCTTCTCTCTGTATGGAAGTTGCAAAAGGAGGCCTACGGGCTAGCCATTCGCCGACACGCTTCAGAGTTGCTTAATAGGGAAATGTCTGTCGGAGCAGTTTATATTCCACTGGAACGATTGGTGAAAAAAGGTCATCTCACCACATGGGAGAGTGACCCGACGGACGTTCGCGGCGGCCGGAGAAAGCGCTTTTACGAATTAACACCCGCGGGTTTGGCGGCCCTGCACGCCGTTCGGCAAATTCAGCAAGAGGCCTGGAGCGACCTGCCCAGGTTGGCTTTTGATGTTTAA